One genomic region from Hyalangium ruber encodes:
- a CDS encoding aspartyl protease family protein, whose product MRRAAALLAALAMGACGDPECPAVPVTLPSASTSLPWVADAPPGTVLTRVGEREVPLLLDTGFPRTSLSISTLAGQDNTRARLELGPVRAGPFRVEPLLAPLGLQGIVGADVLSRLPLSFEPRRREVVLHPAFAPDAAGTPLDVVTPPRCQDKSLPLLLVSGTVEGEAATFVLDTGATGTFLRSSRTEALSSRARLEGIRLQTGFAGLTQASAVRARSLSVGAAETHGTPLLFASAVDAQLDRLEAEMTAACGEGCKPRALDGFLGWSFLREFRVGLTGGASASEARTLGLSRLEAQDHWQRDYVGVGLVFQPSDSPLGLRVEGFLSPSPAREAGIEAGDILVAVDDTPIAQAPSPWAPPGTSVQVTLERAGQTRTVTLEVRDLLPDPP is encoded by the coding sequence GTGAGGCGTGCCGCCGCCCTGCTCGCCGCGCTGGCGATGGGGGCGTGCGGCGATCCCGAGTGTCCTGCCGTACCGGTGACGTTGCCTTCGGCCTCCACTTCCCTGCCCTGGGTGGCCGACGCGCCTCCGGGTACGGTGTTGACGCGCGTGGGCGAGCGTGAGGTGCCGCTGCTGCTGGACACGGGGTTTCCTCGCACCTCCCTCTCGATCTCCACGCTGGCGGGGCAGGACAACACCCGCGCCAGACTGGAGCTTGGCCCCGTGCGAGCCGGTCCCTTCAGGGTGGAGCCACTGCTCGCGCCGCTCGGGCTCCAGGGCATCGTGGGCGCGGATGTGCTCTCCCGGCTCCCCCTCTCCTTCGAGCCGCGCCGCCGCGAGGTGGTGCTGCACCCGGCCTTCGCGCCCGACGCCGCCGGAACCCCGCTGGATGTCGTCACGCCCCCGCGCTGCCAGGACAAGAGCCTGCCGCTCCTGCTCGTGAGCGGGACGGTGGAAGGCGAAGCGGCCACCTTCGTGCTCGACACGGGGGCGACGGGGACCTTCCTTCGCTCCTCGCGAACGGAGGCCTTGTCCTCCCGTGCCCGCCTGGAGGGAATCCGCCTGCAGACGGGCTTCGCGGGGCTGACCCAGGCCTCCGCTGTGCGCGCGCGCTCGCTGTCGGTCGGCGCGGCCGAGACACACGGCACGCCCCTGCTGTTCGCCTCGGCCGTGGACGCGCAATTGGACCGGCTGGAGGCCGAGATGACCGCCGCGTGTGGCGAGGGCTGCAAGCCTCGCGCGCTGGACGGTTTCCTGGGCTGGAGCTTCCTGCGCGAGTTCCGGGTAGGGCTCACGGGAGGCGCTTCCGCGAGCGAGGCCCGCACGCTGGGCCTGTCCCGCCTGGAAGCACAGGACCACTGGCAGCGCGACTACGTGGGCGTTGGCCTGGTCTTCCAGCCGAGCGACTCGCCCCTAGGACTGCGCGTCGAGGGCTTCCTGTCCCCCTCCCCCGCCCGAGAGGCAGGCATCGAGGCCGGAGACATCTTGGTGGCGGTGGATGACACACCCATCGCCCAGGCGCCCTCTCCGTGGGCACCACCGGGAACCTCGGTGCAGGTGACGCTGGAGCGAGCCGGGCAGACGCGCACCGTCACCCTCGAGGTGCGCGACCTGCTCCCGGATCCGCCCTGA
- a CDS encoding cysteine desulfurase family protein, whose protein sequence is MIYWDYNAATPLRPEVAQALARALTEGGFGNPSSVHRAGREARGRLDAARARVARVLGCEPKEVCFTGSGSEADALALKGAFLARPDPNRRRIVSSSIEHPAVLAALTQLEKQGAEVVRVRPGEDGRVRAEAVLDALTPATALCSLMWANNETGVVQPAAEVARACRQRGILFHTDAVQAAGKLSLSLREVDADLLALSAYKFGGPTGVGVLVVRKGVDVLALTPGHQEAGRRGGTQNVPYAEAFALALELAQAEQEASSARVGALRDAFERAVLSRIPDVTVNGGGVLRVPNTSNLRFQGADGEALLIALDLEGICVSSGSACASGTLTPSHVLTAMGLTPAQAHGSLRFSLGPGTTEAEVERVVEALCTHVPRARALAAQELA, encoded by the coding sequence GTGATCTACTGGGACTACAACGCGGCCACGCCGCTGCGTCCGGAGGTGGCGCAGGCGCTGGCCCGCGCGCTGACGGAGGGCGGCTTCGGCAACCCGTCCAGCGTCCACCGCGCCGGCCGTGAGGCCCGCGGGCGGCTGGATGCGGCGCGGGCCCGGGTGGCGCGAGTGCTGGGCTGCGAGCCGAAGGAGGTGTGCTTCACCGGCTCCGGCTCCGAGGCGGACGCGCTGGCGCTCAAGGGCGCCTTCCTCGCGCGGCCGGATCCGAACCGACGGCGCATCGTCTCCTCGTCCATCGAGCACCCAGCGGTGCTCGCCGCGCTGACGCAGTTGGAGAAGCAGGGCGCGGAGGTGGTGCGGGTGCGCCCCGGTGAGGACGGGCGCGTGCGCGCGGAGGCCGTGCTGGACGCGCTCACGCCGGCCACGGCGCTCTGCTCGCTGATGTGGGCCAACAACGAGACGGGCGTGGTGCAGCCGGCGGCGGAGGTGGCGCGGGCCTGCCGCCAGCGCGGCATCCTCTTCCACACGGACGCGGTGCAGGCAGCGGGGAAGCTGTCGCTGAGCCTGCGCGAGGTGGACGCGGACCTGCTGGCGCTCTCGGCATACAAGTTCGGCGGTCCCACGGGCGTGGGCGTGCTGGTGGTGCGCAAGGGCGTGGACGTGTTGGCGCTCACCCCGGGGCATCAGGAGGCCGGGCGCCGAGGGGGAACGCAGAACGTCCCCTACGCGGAGGCCTTTGCCCTGGCGCTGGAGCTGGCCCAGGCGGAACAGGAGGCCTCCTCCGCCCGGGTGGGCGCGCTCCGCGACGCGTTCGAGCGCGCGGTCCTCTCGCGCATCCCGGATGTCACCGTGAATGGCGGTGGCGTGCTCCGTGTGCCGAACACCAGCAACCTGCGCTTCCAGGGCGCCGATGGCGAGGCGCTCCTCATCGCGCTGGATCTGGAGGGCATCTGCGTCTCCTCAGGCTCGGCGTGTGCCTCGGGCACCCTGACGCCGTCGCATGTGCTCACCGCCATGGGGCTCACGCCCGCGCAGGCCCACGGCTCGCTGCGCTTCTCGCTGGGCCCGGGCACCACCGAGGCCGAGGTAGAGCGCGTCGTGGAGGCGCTCTGTACCCACGTGCCTCGCGCCCGGGCGCTCGCGGCGCAGGAGCTGGCGTGA